Sequence from the Ignavibacteria bacterium genome:
TTTTGACGGCGACAGATCTGAAAACACTTACAAAGAATTCAGACCCGGTGTCGTCGGAAATCCACCTACCAAAAGCAACCGGTTCCTGACAGGCTGGTTCCCCTGCAGTACAGGGAGTTTCAAACGCAATCAACCCGATACTGTTTTTCTTGATACTGACACTGACGGCATCGAGCGCAAATGCTATATCCTGCTCAAATATCGACAATTCTTTAAGTACCACACACTCGTCGCAAAGAAATTCGAGATTTCGGAGCAAAAGAAAACTGAACTACAAAATAAAATAAACAATTTGGATGGATAAGAAAATGGGGAAGAATAAAAATTTGAACGAAGCAGAAAGATTTTTCAGATTGCTTAAACAGGATGGGTCGCTGACACCTGCCGATGAGTTGGGGGCTTATAAATGGTTTACAGGTTTTTTTGAGTCAAGAGCAAGGAAAACACTTTTTAAATTTGACGAACCGCAGGTTTTGGTTGTGATGTCGGGTTTACTCGCGTCGCTATTAACCACTTTTGGCGAAAAGGAAGCTCCCGAAAATCCAGAAGCTTACCTGACGACTGCTGTAGCGAATGCCTTAAAGACCCTTTACGGGGATAAAAGCGATGCAAACCGTATTGTCACCAGAAAAAAATATGTAAAAATTTTGCAAACTTTGGAAAACGAGGGCAGAATTTACTCTAATCGTATAGATGTAAGTGTGAGTAAAGTATTTTATCCGTCAGAGTTGAGAGAAGAAGCAATTTATGGTTACATAGATGCCCTTTCAGAAGACGATACTGTGCCTGATGCAGAATTTATATACGAACTGTTGGAAAGCATTGGACAGCCGGTGGATAAAGATTTATTACTTAACCAGTTGGTCAATTACTCAAAAGGCATAAAAGTTACAGAGGTTAAAATTGACGGAGACGAAAATCCGGAGATTGAAACACCGGATTATGAAGCAAAGGATACCGGTATTTTACCTGATGAGGAACTGGAAATAAAAGATTTTATGGATAATGTTATGTCGGAAGTTGCGCAGATAGCCAATTCTGATAAAAAGTTGAGCGAAGAAGTTTTTATAAAGCTCCTTTATTTATCGATGGGCGACAAAACCAGTAAAGAAATCGGAGAAATTGTGAAAATGACTCAGAAAAATGTTGAATACTACATATCCGAGCGGGCAAGCAAAGCTATGAGAATCCTCGTCAAACGCTGGACGAATGAACTGACGGCTCTGTTAGAAAAATACAGCCGGGAAACCATTCTTACACGGTTGGAGGATGAACTGACTGTAAGACTGAAGGAAAAATACCATAAATATTTACAGGGAATTAATTGATGAAAATTGTGTTATTGTTGCAGAAATGTGAAGCAAGGAGTGTCTGATATGGACAAAAAAGAGAAAAAGATGATCAATCAAAAAAATGTAATGCCTGATTTTGAACAATTCAAAAAGATGGTGGAAAAAGCCCGCGCGGCGGTTTATGAAAAACCGGACGAGATAAAACCGGGACAGATATGGGGAATTGCGGGCAAGGAATACCGGTTTGTAGTTCTTTCATCACCCAAAACTTCCATTACAGGAAAAGATGTTAGAGTTGTTCCGGTGACACACAAAATTCACATGGCAACCGAAACAGATGTCATACTTCCTGAAGATTTCGTTTATTATTCAGAATCTGTGGTTCTTCCGTTTCAGGTTACAAACATCATGCAGGAAAGACTCGACCTGTATCACGGCGAACTTAAGAAAGAGATCACAGATTTTCTTATCAAAACCGATCACAAAGGGGAGCTTGCGACACTTCCCAATTTCACACGCCAGGGCACGAACGATCCTTATGATCCCATAATCTTTGAATATAACGAAAACCTCAGGGAAGAACTGTTCAGTTTTGCAAAAGAAGTTTTTGAAGTGGCAGATCTGGTTCAAGAAGAGGAGAGGGTTACGGTACTTGATACTGTGGAAAAAAGATTATTGGACTTTCTGGGTTATCTGAAGGATGTTTATCGTGCTCCTGAACCTGAGTATATGACGATGATGGCAATGGTACCCGAGAGACTGGATTTCAATCCCAAAGCGAAAAACAGGAAAATTCTTCTTAAAAGTCACGACAATATTTCAATTAGTCTCGCCACCATAAGCTCGGAACCTGTACTGGTATTCACAGCATTAAATCTGGAGGACAGCAGAGAATTGTCGGGTGTCCGAATAACTATGACGAGCGACGAAGGGAGCTATCATGATTTTCAAGATGAAAATTTCAGTTCCAGGCAGATAAATTATATGATTCCTGAAAATATAGTTCAAAATATGAAAAATGGTTTTGTTCTAACCTATAAACTCGCCGGTCAGTTGTTTGAATTACCTGTCAATTTCAAATAAGAGTGCAAATGTCGAGTAAAATTAACAGGTTCATCAATCAACTCCGACAGTACAACAACGGCTTTGATGTAGCGATCTCCGAGTACCAGCAAAAAGACAAAGAAGAGAGGGTGGATTTCTTCCTGCGAATCCGGGATGAATATTTAACGGGGTTCAGTGGACGCAGATTAAAAGAGGATACAAAGAAAAGATTTCTGCAGATGGTATATCCTGACCAGGATGTTTCGTCTGAACTTCAGGTTTGCAGCCGGTTCAGTCCGATTGAATCACTTCAAATTGGTGAAACATACCTCTCAACCTACTTCTCCGAAACGACAGGAGGAGCCGCCTATCGGATGAAACTGGTTGCACCAAAGGAATCATCCCCATCGCAGATTGAAAGGAAATCTGTAAGTCCTTCTCTCACTATGATTTCAAATCTGATAAATGAAATCATCAAAGAAAAAAAGTTCTTTGTTGCCAAAAGTCACTTATTCAACTGTGAGCCGGTAGTCTTTGATGCTTTTGATGTTTATGTTGATAATATAAAGGTAAAGGGACGGTCACATGAACTTCCAATGGCTATGGCACTTCTTTCGATAATTTTTAAGAAAGCACTCCCTCCAAATGTTGCTTTTACAGGTGCAGTAAACGAGTTTGGAAAGATCGAGAGGGTTTCCGGTCTGACTGAAAAGATTAAAGCCATCATGAATGAATATCCTGAAGTGGATACTCTTTATATTCCCAAACAGAACGAATTTGACAAATATTTCCGTCCGAATAACATTAAAATAGTACCTGTTGACCGTTTTTCTGATTTGATGAAAATAATATACCCCGATTTTAGTGAGATAATTGAGGGGGATATTGAGGAAAAAATTTACTTTGAAGTGGTTAAAGATGTTGAGCTGAGCCTGCCCAACGATATGCCAAGAAAAATGGAGACACCGAAGGCAGTTTTGTTTACTTTAAGATATTCCTATGTTGGTGATCTTGGAACAGGGGTTATGAACAAGCTCAATCTTGTTGATGAAATAAGAAAAAATACGAGTGGAGATTCAGACTGGTTTATTCTTGATAATGTCAGACCAAACTGGTATGTAGCTTTTCTGGCGGGAAAATTTTTTAACAAATGTTCGGTTTTCGCCATAACCAGTAAAAGTGACGGATTTCAGCATGCGGTGGTGATATTTAAGAGGGGAGATGTCGGGGTGAAACCCGGGGATAAAATTCCTTATACGATCAAAAAGGATTCTGACACCTAAACCACGGAATAAGGATTCATATCAAAGACTATTCTGATATCTTTGTGTTTTGAGTATTTTCGCCATGCTTCATATCCGCGGGTAATTGTATCTCTGAGAAGAGAGGCGGAGGGGTCGATTTTCTTCGAGGTTTTAATTAGCATCTGGAAGCGGAACTCGTTTTTCAGTTTTGAGAGGACTGCAGCAGAGGGGGGAAGAATTGAGACATTTCTGTTGTAATTAAACATCTCTTTGTAAAGGTCGATAAGAGCATTACTGGCTTTTATCGGGTCTTTATCCTTAGTCTCCGCGAGGCAGAGATTAGAAAACGGGGGATAGAGCCTGAATTCGCGACTTTGAACATCCCTTGTAAAGAATCCCTCATAATCTCCATTTAATACCATCTTAAGGAGGGGATGATTCGAATCATAAGTCTGGATAATCACTTCACCGGGGAGGTTGCTTCTTCCTGCCCTGCCGCTCACCTGAGTAAGCATCTGAAAAGTTCTCTCTTCCGCCCTGAAATCGGGCATCCACAATGAAGCTTCTGCTGAAATCACACCGACAAGGGTAACACGGGGAAAATCCAGTCCTTTCGAAACCATCTGAGTCCCGACCAGCACATCAATTTCACCATCCCGGAATTTATTCAAAGTTTCACCAAGTTTCCCTTTTTCTGAGATTGTATCAGAGTCAATCCTTTCAATCCGGGCATCAGGGAAGTATGACTGCAGTTCATCCTCCACCCGTTCAGTTCCCGTCCCAAAAAGTTTTACATTTCTGGAGCCGCATACCGTGCACGCTTTTGGCATTGGCTTTACTGCATTACAATAGTGGCATTTTATGTTGTTGGTTTTTATGTGGTAGATCATGCCGACCGAACAATTATCGCACTTCTCAAGGTTACCACACTCGACACAGTAAACCTGAGTGGCAAAACCCCGTCTGTTTTGGAGGAGAATGACCCCCTCCCCTTTTTTTATTTTCTCATCGATCTTACTCAAAAGGAGCTTCGAGAAGACATTCTCCATCTCTCCTTTTTTCTTCATTTCGGTGGTGTTTACAAGTTTTAAGTCGGGAAGTGTAGCTCCATCAACTCTTTCGGGGAGTTCGAGAAGAGTGTATTTACCTGAACGGGCATTGTGCATCGATTCGATAGAAGGGGTGGCAGAGCCCATCAAAATTGGACAGTCATTGTGTTTTGCGAGAACCACTGCGGCATCACGGGCATGATATTTTGGGGGTATTTCCTCCTGTTTGTAACTGGAATCGTGTTCTTCATCGACTATTATCAGACCGATATCATTGAGCGGGGCAAAAAGAGCGGAACGGGCGCCTGTGACAACCTTACATTTCCCCGATGCTATCCTCATCCATGCATCGTGCCTCTCTCCCGGGGAGACCCTGCTGTGAATAACTGCAACTTTTTCACCAAAATTTTGGACAAGCCGTGCGGTCATTTGAGGTGTCAGTGAGATTTCGGGGACCAACAGGAGGCAGCTTTCCCCCTTTGCAATCGTCTGTTTGATAAGTTCAATATATACCTGGGTTTTGCCGCTTCCCGTTACTCCATGAAGCAGAAAGGGCTTAAAACTTTTGTTTGAAATATGCTCCGAGACGGCTGAAATCACCGTTTTTTGGTCCGGAGAGAGTTCAAACTGCTTCAATTCCTCGTTGTAGGTTTCGTGGTAAACTCTGTCAACCACCTTGTCATAAACCTCCACAAGACCCTTTTCCACAAGTCCGTTTATGGAACTTGAAGACCCTGATATCACTTTCAGAAGTTTTCCCGAGGGGGCTTCCTTTGTTCTGAAAGATGCAAGTTTCAGAAGCACCGTAACTTGCTTTGGGGAGCGTCTTTCGATTTCGGGGATTACGGAATATATCTCTTCAAGCGATTTTGCAAGTCTCACATACCGTTCGGTTTTGGTTTTAACCTTTGGTTTGCTCAGTCCGTCATCGATAGTGAGAATTCCCTCCTGCTCCATCTTCTTCAGGGGGGTGATAATCGACTTCACTCCTGTCAGATTTTGGAGTTGTTTAAGGGTATATTTCTCCTTCTTCAGAAGCAGATCCATCACTTTGTATCGTGTGGATGAGGTGCTTTTTTCGTTGCCGATAAATTTTTCGATTGTTTCACGGTCGGAATAGACAATTTTTTCAGACTGAACGGATGTGCCGTAGGGGTCGGTAAGTTTGAGTGCTTCCCCGAGCGAGCTCATGTAAAAAGATGAGAGCCACTGATAAAATTTCAACTTTTTTTCGTCAAAAACGGGGTGTTTGTCGAGTACCCGAATAATCTTTTTAATTTTACTCAGATCATCAAAAGGGGGTTCATCGGTCATCCCTACAATAAAACCCGTAAGTGTTCTCTGTCCAAACGGGGCAACCACCCGCTTCCCGATCTCCACTTCATCATAAAGTGTAACCGGAACCGAGTAGGTAAAAAGAGAATCAACCGGAAGCGGAAAGGAGACCTGGAGGAAACGCATACTAATTATGAGTTATTAGTTATTAGTTATGAGTTAAAATCAAATATAATTAATAACTCATAACTCATAATTCATAACTACTTGACTTTTTTCTTAAAAAATGGTACGAGGTCCCGCTTGTTTTGGGGCTTTTTGCTGATGAGTTCGAATTCGAGTTTTTTCTCATCCTTGGGCCAGATGATGCGGGTGTATTCCGGTTTTTTGATGACGGTACCGTTGGTCACACCGATGGAATCTTTGCTGATGTTGGTGTAATAGTAGTATTCACCATCAAACTGGATGGCTTCCACATTTCGGATGGAATTAAATGAAAACTGTACACTTCCGGAGAGCTTTTTGTTGACTACATCGAGGTTTACACCGACGAGTCGTTTTCCTGTCTCTGCCATATACCCTAAAAACTCATCCCGCTGGAAGTAGATATCCCACAGGATTGTGGTGTCCTGTTCAAGTTCCTTGTTGCCCGTGGCATCGGAATATATTCCATCTGCGAAAAGGGTGGCGGTGCCTGTTGTGTCGGAATTTTTATTTATGGTTATTTCATATCGCATTTTTTCGACGAGGAGGCAACCTTGAGAGGTCAGTAAAAGGGTAAGTATGGAGATGGCAAAGAGTGTTTTTTTCATAATCTTCTTGAGTTGTTTAAATTTCTACTGTTGGTTCGCAATTAACTGATTTAAGGTATTTTGATCAAGTCATCAATTACCCTCTCATCATAGATGAGGTGGTCGTAGGTTTCACGACTGCGGGTTATATGCCAGGCACTTCCATCCACAATTATTTCAGGTGGTTTTCTTCTGACATTGTAATTTGATGACATTACGGATGCGTATGCACCTGCAGACATTATCGCGACGAGATCACCCGGTTCACCCTTTTGCAGTTCGCGTCCTTTTGCGAGGTAATCACTCGATTCGCAGACCGGTCCCACAACATCGTATGTTATACGCTCACGGGAGTTAATAAGTTCTACCGGAAGAATTTCGTGATAACTCTGGTAGAGAATCGGGCGGATAATTTCTGTCATGGAAGTGTCGAGAAGGAGAATATTTTTATTTCCGCTCTCTTTTGTGTAGAGCACTTTGCTGATGAGGGCACCGCAGTTTGAGGTGATGAATCTTCCCGGTTCGAAGAATATTTCACAGTCAAAATCGTTAAGGATTGGAGCCACCTGCTCTCCAAACTCTTTAATGTGGAATATATCACCGCCATGATAGGGTGAACCGAAACCTCCGCCGAGATCGAGGTGTTTTAATTTTAAACCGCGATCTTCAAGTTTATTCATGAATAACTTCAGTTTTTTCAGAGTCTCGAAATATGGGTCGAACGAAAGAATCTGTGAACCAAGGTGGACATCAATTCCTGTAAATTCGATGTTCTGATAGTTTTTATGATTCAGGAAGATATCCATTGCAGGTCCCGGGTCGATTCCAAACTTTACACCGCTTTTAGCAGTTGAGATGTTTGGATGTGTCTGGACAACTATATCGGGATTTACACGCAATGCAACCGAGGCTTTTTTACCCAGTTCACCGGCGATTTCGTTGATCAGTTCCACTTCAAGCTTTGATTCCGCCTTTATCATAAGTACTTCAGACTCAACTGCGAGGCGAATTTCGTCGAGAGTTTTCCCCACTCCGGTCATTATCATCCGGCTTGGGTGAGCCCCGGCTTTTAGTGCGCGGTAGAATTCACCGCCCGAGTTTACATCGAGACCAAATCCCTCGTTATAGATTATTCTGATTACATTGATATTTGAGTTTGATTTTACAGCATAAAAGACTTTATGGGGTACATTTTTGAAAGCTGCATCGAACTCGCGGCATTTTTTGACGAGCGAAGCTTTGCTGTAAATGTAAGCCGGAGTGTCTTCAGCAGAAATTATTTCTTCAACAGGGATGTTTTCACAAAATAGTTTGTTATTTTGGTAGTGCCAAAAGTTATCTTCAAAGTGTTGCATTTTTGGGGAAATTTTTCAGAAAATTAAAACGAAATTTAGTCAAAAATCTTAAGACAGCGGAATTTGGTTATTCCGGGAGCTTATAATGCAAAAACAGATTGTAGTGGATGAGAGAAGGATTAGACTTCTTCAGGAGGGGACGAACAGAAACGGAGTGGTGGTTTACTGGATGAGCCGTGACCAAAGGGCGGATGACAACTGGGCTCTTCTTTTTGCACTTCAGATGGCAAACAGACGGCAGATGCCCCTGATGGTGGTTTTTACGCTTGTTTCCAATTTTCTTGAGGCAACTGAGAGACAATACGGTTTTATGATCAAGGGACTTGTGGAAGTGGAGCGAACTCTCAGAAACTACATGATCCCTTTTAAAGTACTGCTTGGAGATCCCGGGACTGTACTTCCGCAGTTTTTGAAGGAAATCAAAGCTTCCGCTCTCATTTGCGATTTCGACCCGCTGAAAATCAAAAGAATCTGGAAAAGGGATGTTGCAAAACAGATTAATATTCCTTTCTATGAGGTGGATGCTCATAATGTTGTTCCCGTACTCCATGTCAGCAACAAGGAGGAGTTTGGTGCATACACCTTGAGACCCAAAATTCACAAACTTCTTCCCGAACTTCTGACCGATTTTCCCGGACTCTCAGAACCCGTTGTGAAAGAAAGCTATCCCGAAAGAGTCGATTGGGATGCTGTGAATTCATCTCTTGTGATCAACAGGGAAGTGAAGGATTCGGAATATTTTCACCCCGGTTCCGGATCAGCCACGAAAGCATTACAGAACTTTCTGATCAGGAAGATTGAATTTTACAACGACAAGAGAAACGATCCAACCGAAGATTTTCAGTCAGACCTCTCACCGTATTTTCATTTTGGCAAACTCGCTCCTCAAAGGGCAGCCTACGAGGCTTTTATGAGGGTGAAGAAAACCGAAGCGAAGGACGCATTTCTTGAAGAATTGATTGTGCGAAGGGAACTGGCGGATAATTTTTGCTACTACAACACGAAATATGATTCATTCGAGGGATTTAAGGACTGGGGGAAACTCACCCTGAACACTCACCGGAATGATGAAAGGGAGTTCGTTTATTCGCTTACAGAATTCGAGGAAGCGAAAACACACGAAGACTTGTGGAATGCAGCTCAAATGGAGATGGTAACCAAAGGGAAAATGCACGGTTACATGAGGATGTACTGGGCAAAAAAGATTCTCGAATGGAGCGAAAGTCCCGAGGAAGCCATGAGAATCGCCGTGTATCTTAACGACAAATATTCTCTCGACGGGAGAGACCCGAACGGCTATACCGGTATCGCATGGTCTATCGGTGGAATTCATGACCGAGCATGGACTGAACGACCTGTCTATGGGAAGATCAGATACATGAATTATAATGGATGTAAACGAAAATTTGATACGAAAAAATACATTCAGAGATGGCTGAATTGCTAAGGCTGAATATTTGAAGGCTGAGGGCTGAATTGCGAAGTTTGAGGTTTGAAGTATGAAGTTTGAAAGTTTGAAAGTATGAGGTTTGAAAATTTGAAGAGACAGAAATAATGAGAAAAAAAATATCGCGTCAGGTGGTGATACTTGGGATGGTCAGTCTTTTCACTGATATTGCGAGTGAGATGCTGTATCCCGTTACACCGATTTTTTTGACGGCAACTCTCGGTGCTTCGATGGCGATAGTTGGGGTTATTGAGGGGGTTGCTGAAGTAATTGCAGGATTCCTTAAGGGATACTTCGGGATGCTATCCGACAGGTTACGGAAAAGATCAATCTTCGTAACCATAGGATATTCGTTGTCGGCAGTTGCAAAACCACTTCCCGGCTTGATACCCGGTATCGGGACTGTGATTGGTTCGCGAATTGCTGACAGAATCGGGAAGGGAATAAGGACCGCTCCCCGGGATGCACTGCTTGCGAGTCATTCAGAGGGAAATTCTGGAGCGGTTTTTGGTTTCCATCGCGGAATGGATACTCTCGGGGCAGCATTGGGACCTGTTGTTGCATTGATTCTCCTCTATTTTTATCCTGAAAACTACACACTTGTCTTTTTGGTGGCGTTTATCCCGTCGGTCTTTGCTGTTGTTTCCACGCTGCTGGTTAAAGACAGGTTTATAGAGGGGAAATCGAAACCAAAATCAAACTACCTTGCTTTTCTGAAGGATGCAGGCCCACAATACAAATTTCTTTTGGCAATTGTTGTTCTTTTTTCCTTTGTAAACAGCAGTGATGTTTTTCTTATTCTAAAAACGCAAAAAGAGTCAAACTCAGAACTGCTGGCTATAATTGGTTACATTTTCTACAATCTGGTCTATGCATCATTTTCATATCCCGCAGGAATAATTTCCGATAAACTTGGTAAGAGACAGGTTTTTGCAACAGGACTGTTTCTCTTTGCGATGGTTTATTTGGGATTTGCGTTTCTTTCCAATATTTATGTGATTTTTGGACTTTTTACTCTCTACGGAATATACGCCGCAACCACAGAGGGGATAGTAAAAGCATGGGTTTCTGATCTTGTTCCTGATGAGTCGAGGGGGTCTGCGATAGGGTTGCTGACGATGTTGCAGAGTTTTGCAGTTATGGCGGGCTCCGTTACCACAGGAGTTCTCTGGGATGCTTTCGGGTCAAAATTCCCGTTTTTGATTTCGGGAGTTG
This genomic interval carries:
- the priA gene encoding primosomal protein N', which gives rise to MRFLQVSFPLPVDSLFTYSVPVTLYDEVEIGKRVVAPFGQRTLTGFIVGMTDEPPFDDLSKIKKIIRVLDKHPVFDEKKLKFYQWLSSFYMSSLGEALKLTDPYGTSVQSEKIVYSDRETIEKFIGNEKSTSSTRYKVMDLLLKKEKYTLKQLQNLTGVKSIITPLKKMEQEGILTIDDGLSKPKVKTKTERYVRLAKSLEEIYSVIPEIERRSPKQVTVLLKLASFRTKEAPSGKLLKVISGSSSSINGLVEKGLVEVYDKVVDRVYHETYNEELKQFELSPDQKTVISAVSEHISNKSFKPFLLHGVTGSGKTQVYIELIKQTIAKGESCLLLVPEISLTPQMTARLVQNFGEKVAVIHSRVSPGERHDAWMRIASGKCKVVTGARSALFAPLNDIGLIIVDEEHDSSYKQEEIPPKYHARDAAVVLAKHNDCPILMGSATPSIESMHNARSGKYTLLELPERVDGATLPDLKLVNTTEMKKKGEMENVFSKLLLSKIDEKIKKGEGVILLQNRRGFATQVYCVECGNLEKCDNCSVGMIYHIKTNNIKCHYCNAVKPMPKACTVCGSRNVKLFGTGTERVEDELQSYFPDARIERIDSDTISEKGKLGETLNKFRDGEIDVLVGTQMVSKGLDFPRVTLVGVISAEASLWMPDFRAEERTFQMLTQVSGRAGRSNLPGEVIIQTYDSNHPLLKMVLNGDYEGFFTRDVQSREFRLYPPFSNLCLAETKDKDPIKASNALIDLYKEMFNYNRNVSILPPSAAVLSKLKNEFRFQMLIKTSKKIDPSASLLRDTITRGYEAWRKYSKHKDIRIVFDMNPYSVV
- a CDS encoding MFS transporter, whose translation is MRKKISRQVVILGMVSLFTDIASEMLYPVTPIFLTATLGASMAIVGVIEGVAEVIAGFLKGYFGMLSDRLRKRSIFVTIGYSLSAVAKPLPGLIPGIGTVIGSRIADRIGKGIRTAPRDALLASHSEGNSGAVFGFHRGMDTLGAALGPVVALILLYFYPENYTLVFLVAFIPSVFAVVSTLLVKDRFIEGKSKPKSNYLAFLKDAGPQYKFLLAIVVLFSFVNSSDVFLILKTQKESNSELLAIIGYIFYNLVYASFSYPAGIISDKLGKRQVFATGLFLFAMVYLGFAFLSNIYVIFGLFTLYGIYAATTEGIVKAWVSDLVPDESRGSAIGLLTMLQSFAVMAGSVTTGVLWDAFGSKFPFLISGVVAGVLCLVVLFMKEGKQRKDEIPV
- a CDS encoding deoxyribodipyrimidine photo-lyase; the encoded protein is MQKQIVVDERRIRLLQEGTNRNGVVVYWMSRDQRADDNWALLFALQMANRRQMPLMVVFTLVSNFLEATERQYGFMIKGLVEVERTLRNYMIPFKVLLGDPGTVLPQFLKEIKASALICDFDPLKIKRIWKRDVAKQINIPFYEVDAHNVVPVLHVSNKEEFGAYTLRPKIHKLLPELLTDFPGLSEPVVKESYPERVDWDAVNSSLVINREVKDSEYFHPGSGSATKALQNFLIRKIEFYNDKRNDPTEDFQSDLSPYFHFGKLAPQRAAYEAFMRVKKTEAKDAFLEELIVRRELADNFCYYNTKYDSFEGFKDWGKLTLNTHRNDEREFVYSLTEFEEAKTHEDLWNAAQMEMVTKGKMHGYMRMYWAKKILEWSESPEEAMRIAVYLNDKYSLDGRDPNGYTGIAWSIGGIHDRAWTERPVYGKIRYMNYNGCKRKFDTKKYIQRWLNC
- the lysA gene encoding diaminopimelate decarboxylase — encoded protein: MQHFEDNFWHYQNNKLFCENIPVEEIISAEDTPAYIYSKASLVKKCREFDAAFKNVPHKVFYAVKSNSNINVIRIIYNEGFGLDVNSGGEFYRALKAGAHPSRMIMTGVGKTLDEIRLAVESEVLMIKAESKLEVELINEIAGELGKKASVALRVNPDIVVQTHPNISTAKSGVKFGIDPGPAMDIFLNHKNYQNIEFTGIDVHLGSQILSFDPYFETLKKLKLFMNKLEDRGLKLKHLDLGGGFGSPYHGGDIFHIKEFGEQVAPILNDFDCEIFFEPGRFITSNCGALISKVLYTKESGNKNILLLDTSMTEIIRPILYQSYHEILPVELINSRERITYDVVGPVCESSDYLAKGRELQKGEPGDLVAIMSAGAYASVMSSNYNVRRKPPEIIVDGSAWHITRSRETYDHLIYDERVIDDLIKIP